Below is a genomic region from Pleomorphomonas sp. T1.2MG-36.
CGCTGACGTCCCAGTCCGTCGTCGCGCTTCTGTTCTATTTCGTCGTGGTCGGCATCGACCTGATTCTACTTCAGCTCGCGCTCTATACCGTGCGGTCGCAGGTGAGAACCCAGATGGCCTTGCGCCAGGCCCTGGATTTCCAGGAGATGGTGTCGGGAGAAGCGGATCACCGGCTGAAGAACCTCTTTGCCACCGTCAACGGCCTTATCGCGCTGTCGCAAAAGTATGCGGCCACGCCCGCGGAGCTTGCCAGTCAGCTTCGCGAGAGGATCGGCGCCATGGCGCATTCCGTTGCCCTCATCAGGGGGGCGGCCCATGGCACAAATCCGAGCCTGAGCACGGTCGTTACGGCATCGCTGCGTGCTCTGGGCACGGACGAGGGCGAGCGGATTACGTTTGACGGTGGCGATACCATCATCGATGGGCGCGCGATCGTTCCACTCAATCTCATATTCCACGAACTCGGCACAAACTCCCTCAAATACGGTGCTTTATCCTCTGACGCCGGAACGGTCGGGATCGCATGGAATGTCTTGGCGTCCGCCTCGTCCGGCGACATACTGAGACTCGTCTGGACGGAACGGAACGGCCCGGCGGCGGTTGAGCCGACGCGTTCGGGCTTCGGGACCGTCCTCATCAACCGCATGTCGCAATCCCTCGGCGGCGGGTGCGATTTCAGTTACCTGGAAACAGGACTCGTGGTCACCATCGTGATGGACAGCGCGGGCGTGCTGGCTGGCAAGGAA
It encodes:
- a CDS encoding DUF4118 domain-containing protein — its product is MWDAAQPEHAARNSLSSKTEANKATRTDVSYFLQALLRLPAFQSTGKDRRIRLVIIGQLAAVAITAVATAARFQLDPFLPPGFPYLTFFPCVVITGFIWGLSPALTCAILSGLAAWYWFIPPFGGFTLTSQSVVALLFYFVVVGIDLILLQLALYTVRSQVRTQMALRQALDFQEMVSGEADHRLKNLFATVNGLIALSQKYAATPAELASQLRERIGAMAHSVALIRGAAHGTNPSLSTVVTASLRALGTDEGERITFDGGDTIIDGRAIVPLNLIFHELGTNSLKYGALSSDAGTVGIAWNVLASASSGDILRLVWTERNGPAAVEPTRSGFGTVLINRMSQSLGGGCDFSYLETGLVVTIVMDSAGVLAGKEAPDQSI